In Parafrankia irregularis, a single genomic region encodes these proteins:
- a CDS encoding bifunctional 3-(3-hydroxy-phenyl)propionate/3-hydroxycinnamic acid hydroxylase: MTTADVLVAGCGPVGAVLAAMLGERAVSVLVVDPAIGTYPRPRAAGLDEEVLRLLVRLRGMAGLLDEVHPSARATFVGPDRRLLLAAGQGPAELGVPVGAFIHQPSLERSLRAGIADLPSVDVRLGVGVSGLRESPDAVQVDLDDGSVVRARWVVGCDGASSTVRTLIGAGYEGTTFAQPWLVVDARSPGPLPMPADIAFVLDPRRPAVTMPMPGGHRWEWMLLPGEDPARMTRPETVTRLLTPWIDPGTVTIERAAVYTFHARMASRWRVGRVLLAGDAAHTMPPFAGQGLASGIRDAAALAWRLTEVVTGRRDPRTLDDYERERRPQVAAITTRAIRAGRVVQTTSPTRAALLRTTLRTAAHTPGLRQALRSGAARPRTRLPRAARTPRDGGRWAGRVLANPRVRTSAGTTGHLDDLLGLSWALLGLGVDPGEHLPPQVRRWADRHGAAVVTVTGPGRAGDIRAGGPAGKDLVVEDLEGTVLCMRGRHGRARIAVVRPDRYLLGVFEPSHLPNALFDPDEL, encoded by the coding sequence ATGACGACGGCGGATGTGCTGGTTGCCGGATGCGGGCCGGTGGGCGCGGTCCTCGCCGCGATGCTCGGCGAGCGGGCGGTGTCCGTGCTGGTGGTGGATCCGGCCATCGGCACATATCCCCGTCCGCGCGCCGCCGGCCTGGACGAGGAGGTGCTACGCCTGCTCGTCCGCCTTCGGGGGATGGCCGGGCTGCTCGACGAGGTCCACCCGTCGGCCCGGGCGACGTTCGTCGGACCGGACCGACGTCTGCTGCTCGCCGCGGGCCAGGGCCCCGCCGAGCTCGGCGTCCCCGTCGGAGCGTTCATCCACCAGCCATCCCTGGAACGTTCCCTGCGCGCGGGCATCGCCGACCTGCCCTCGGTGGACGTCCGCCTCGGGGTGGGGGTGAGCGGGCTGCGTGAGAGCCCCGACGCGGTGCAGGTCGATCTGGACGACGGCAGCGTCGTCCGGGCCCGCTGGGTGGTCGGCTGCGACGGCGCGTCCAGCACCGTGCGCACCCTGATCGGCGCCGGGTACGAGGGCACGACCTTCGCCCAGCCCTGGCTCGTCGTCGACGCACGCTCACCCGGGCCGCTGCCCATGCCTGCCGACATCGCCTTCGTTCTCGATCCGCGCCGGCCGGCGGTGACCATGCCCATGCCGGGCGGACACCGATGGGAGTGGATGCTGCTTCCCGGCGAGGATCCCGCGCGGATGACCCGGCCGGAGACGGTCACCCGCCTGCTCACCCCCTGGATCGACCCGGGCACGGTCACGATCGAACGGGCCGCCGTCTACACGTTCCACGCCCGGATGGCCAGCCGGTGGCGGGTCGGCCGGGTGCTGCTCGCCGGGGACGCGGCGCACACCATGCCACCGTTCGCCGGGCAGGGCCTCGCCTCCGGCATCCGGGACGCCGCCGCGTTGGCCTGGCGGCTGACCGAGGTCGTCACCGGGCGCCGCGACCCGCGGACCCTCGACGACTACGAGCGGGAACGCCGGCCCCAGGTGGCGGCGATCACCACCCGCGCGATCCGCGCCGGACGGGTCGTGCAGACCACCAGCCCCACCCGCGCGGCGCTGCTGCGGACGACACTGCGCACCGCCGCGCACACCCCCGGTCTGCGCCAGGCGCTGCGCTCCGGGGCGGCGCGGCCCCGGACCCGCCTACCCCGGGCGGCGCGCACGCCGCGCGATGGTGGCCGCTGGGCCGGCCGGGTCCTGGCGAACCCGCGGGTACGCACGTCGGCCGGTACGACCGGCCACCTCGACGACCTTCTCGGCCTGTCCTGGGCGCTGCTCGGGCTCGGTGTCGACCCCGGCGAGCACCTGCCCCCGCAGGTCCGACGGTGGGCGGACCGTCACGGTGCCGCCGTGGTGACGGTCACCGGCCCCGGCCGGGCCGGTGACATCCGCGCGGGCGGCCCGGCCGGCAAGGACCTTGTCGTCGAGGACCTTGAGGGCACCGTGCTGTGCATGCGTGGGCGGCATGGCCGCGCACGGATCGCCGTCGTTCGGCCGGACCGCTACCTGCTCGGCGTCTTCGAGCCGTCGCACCTGCCGAACGCACTCTTCGACCCGGACGAGCTCTGA
- a CDS encoding tyrosine-type recombinase/integrase, which translates to MVPGGQLGGELAEPLAERVGDYARASRSAATWRAYDADLRHFRAWCAGQPVALVAVPATAVTVAGYIAALADDGYAPSTIRRRLAAISVAHQLARVTNPTAAAEVSAVWNGIRRSRGVRPSRKAALDTSLLSRVVAGLDDTHLADVRDRALLLVGFAGCLRRSELVGLDTTDLVETDDGLVVTVRRSKTDQEAAGAQVGLAYGSYRPTCPVRAWRGWVAAAAAAGTPLADGPAFRGINRHGQVGTVRLYPGSVARIVQRRVAAAGLDPADFAGHSLRSGFATAAARAGVNDRSIMRQGRWRSAASLESYVRAGRLFDADNPSGRVGL; encoded by the coding sequence ATGGTGCCCGGCGGGCAGCTCGGGGGGGAGCTCGCGGAGCCGTTGGCCGAGCGGGTCGGGGATTATGCCCGGGCATCGCGGTCGGCGGCGACGTGGCGGGCCTACGACGCGGACCTGCGTCATTTCCGGGCCTGGTGCGCCGGCCAGCCGGTGGCGCTGGTCGCCGTCCCCGCCACCGCCGTCACCGTCGCCGGGTACATCGCCGCGCTCGCCGACGACGGGTACGCCCCGTCGACGATCCGCCGCCGGCTCGCGGCGATCTCGGTCGCCCACCAGCTGGCCCGGGTGACGAACCCGACCGCGGCGGCGGAGGTGTCGGCGGTGTGGAACGGTATCCGCCGTTCTCGCGGGGTGCGGCCGAGCCGGAAGGCGGCGTTGGACACGTCGCTGCTGTCGCGGGTGGTCGCCGGGCTGGACGACACCCACCTCGCCGATGTGCGGGACCGGGCGCTGCTGCTGGTGGGGTTCGCCGGCTGCCTGCGCCGCAGCGAGCTGGTCGGCCTGGACACCACCGACCTGGTGGAGACCGACGACGGGCTGGTCGTGACGGTGCGCCGCTCCAAGACCGACCAGGAGGCCGCCGGGGCACAGGTCGGCCTGGCGTACGGGTCGTACCGGCCGACGTGCCCGGTGCGGGCGTGGCGGGGCTGGGTCGCGGCGGCCGCGGCGGCGGGCACACCGCTGGCCGACGGGCCGGCGTTCCGCGGAATCAACCGGCACGGGCAGGTCGGCACGGTGCGGCTGTACCCGGGATCGGTGGCGCGGATCGTGCAGCGGCGGGTGGCCGCCGCCGGGCTGGACCCGGCCGACTTCGCCGGTCATTCGCTGCGGTCGGGGTTCGCGACAGCCGCGGCCCGCGCCGGGGTGAACGACCGGTCGATCATGCGGCAGGGCCGCTGGCGGTCGGCGGCGTCGCTGGAGTCGTATGTGCGGGCCGGGCGGCTGTTCGACGCGGACAACCCGTCCGGGCGGGTCGGCCTGTGA
- a CDS encoding cytochrome P450, which translates to MRSRMRWVSKHGAVRLALRQAHRRGDLATLATIDPASAPDPLKVYDDLRAAGPFVQGRLATVTASHPAAAALLRDDAFRAAGDLSKLPLPLRALARISYDPAASGPIDPPSLLAVNPPDHTRLRRLVSRVFTARAIDALRGEVERTAHHLLDVMAAEGTVDLVERYAAQLPVTVITTILGVPADMRAQFLRWGADAAATLDVGLPYADFQRVEAAQRAVNSWFAGHFAQLRRVPGDDILSRLVGLTGDGEQLTETELTATAQLLLAAGFETTVNLLGSGTLALLEHREQLESLRADPSRWPNAIEEILRVESPVALTTRVAGADTELLGVAMAARQLVVVMLAGANRDPAVFPNPHVLDVQRANARDHLAFSGGIHFCLGAALARLEGEIGLRLLFERFPDLALAGTPRRRPTRVLRGWETIPVHVGTSARTAR; encoded by the coding sequence GTGCGGTCCAGGATGCGCTGGGTGTCCAAACACGGTGCGGTGCGGCTCGCGCTGAGACAGGCGCACCGCCGCGGCGACCTGGCGACGCTCGCGACGATCGACCCCGCCTCCGCCCCCGACCCGCTGAAGGTCTACGACGACCTGCGCGCCGCCGGCCCGTTCGTCCAGGGCCGGCTGGCGACGGTGACCGCGAGCCACCCGGCCGCGGCGGCGCTGCTGCGCGACGACGCGTTCCGGGCCGCCGGCGACCTGTCCAAACTGCCGCTTCCGCTGCGGGCACTGGCCCGGATCAGCTACGACCCGGCGGCGAGCGGGCCGATCGACCCGCCGTCGCTGCTCGCCGTGAACCCCCCTGACCACACCCGCCTGCGCCGCCTCGTCTCCCGGGTGTTCACCGCCCGCGCGATCGACGCGCTACGCGGCGAGGTCGAACGCACCGCCCATCACCTGCTCGACGTCATGGCCGCCGAGGGCACCGTCGACCTGGTCGAGCGATACGCCGCCCAGCTGCCGGTGACCGTCATCACGACCATCCTCGGTGTCCCCGCCGACATGCGCGCCCAGTTCCTGCGCTGGGGCGCCGACGCCGCCGCCACCCTGGACGTCGGCCTGCCCTACGCGGACTTCCAGCGGGTCGAAGCCGCGCAGCGAGCCGTCAACAGCTGGTTCGCCGGCCACTTCGCACAGCTGCGGCGCGTTCCCGGCGACGACATCCTCAGCCGGCTCGTCGGCCTCACCGGCGACGGTGAGCAGCTCACCGAGACCGAGCTGACCGCCACCGCCCAGCTGCTGCTCGCAGCCGGCTTCGAGACGACCGTCAACCTGCTCGGCAGCGGCACCCTGGCGCTGCTCGAACATCGCGAACAGCTGGAGTCGCTGCGCGCCGACCCGTCCCGCTGGCCGAACGCGATCGAGGAGATCCTGCGGGTCGAATCCCCGGTGGCGCTCACCACCCGCGTCGCCGGCGCCGACACCGAGCTCCTCGGCGTCGCCATGGCGGCCAGGCAACTCGTCGTCGTCATGCTCGCGGGCGCCAACCGCGACCCGGCGGTGTTCCCCAACCCGCATGTCCTCGACGTCCAGCGCGCCAACGCCCGGGACCATCTGGCGTTCTCCGGCGGCATCCACTTCTGCCTCGGCGCGGCCCTGGCCCGGCTGGAAGGGGAGATCGGTCTGCGGCTGCTGTTCGAACGGTTCCCCGACCTGGCGCTCGCCGGCACGCCGCGCCGCCGCCCGACCCGCGTCCTGCGCGGCTGGGAGACCATCCCCGTCCACGTCGGGACGTCGGCGCGCACCGCCCGGTAG
- the speB gene encoding agmatinase, with product MSPIQNSPREPVGLARYAGLGTFARLPRLDEVSRADVAVLGVPFDSGVSYRPGARFGPNHIRESSRLLRPYNPQLGVAPFQTLQVADAGDVAAGPYDLPAALTAIERHARDLLDGGARLLTIGGDHTISLPLLRAVAAVRGPVAVAHFDAHLDTWEGSYGSAFNHATPFRRAVEEGLIDMEASIHVGVRGPLPADTDLTDDARLGFTVITATEIELDGVRAAAERLRARIDGRPVYVSVDIDVLDPAHAPGTGTPEAGGLTSRELLVLLRELASVDVVSGDIVEVAPAYDHAQITGIAAAHTAYEIVSTMAVAPHPARSRPAHTVPTDAMAAPAPAATA from the coding sequence GTGTCCCCGATCCAGAACAGCCCGCGGGAGCCGGTGGGGCTTGCGCGCTATGCGGGCCTGGGAACGTTCGCCAGACTGCCCCGGCTCGACGAGGTGAGCCGGGCCGACGTCGCTGTCCTGGGAGTTCCCTTCGACTCGGGGGTGAGCTATCGCCCTGGTGCCCGGTTCGGCCCGAATCACATCCGGGAGAGTTCACGGCTGCTGCGGCCGTACAACCCGCAGCTGGGTGTCGCGCCGTTCCAGACACTGCAGGTCGCCGACGCGGGTGACGTCGCGGCCGGGCCGTACGACCTGCCCGCCGCGCTCACCGCGATCGAACGCCACGCGCGGGACCTGCTCGACGGCGGTGCCCGGCTGCTGACCATCGGCGGCGACCACACCATCTCGCTTCCGCTGCTGCGCGCGGTCGCCGCCGTGCGCGGGCCGGTCGCCGTCGCCCACTTCGACGCCCACCTCGACACCTGGGAAGGCTCCTACGGCAGCGCCTTCAACCACGCCACACCGTTCCGCCGCGCCGTCGAGGAAGGGCTGATCGACATGGAGGCGAGTATCCACGTGGGGGTGCGCGGTCCCCTTCCCGCCGACACCGATCTCACCGACGACGCCCGGCTCGGCTTCACCGTCATCACCGCCACCGAGATCGAGCTGGACGGCGTCCGTGCCGCCGCGGAGCGCCTGCGGGCCCGGATCGATGGCCGGCCGGTGTATGTGTCCGTGGACATCGACGTCCTCGACCCGGCCCACGCACCCGGCACCGGCACCCCCGAGGCGGGCGGGCTGACCAGCCGGGAACTGCTGGTCCTGCTCCGTGAGCTCGCCTCGGTGGACGTCGTGTCCGGTGACATCGTCGAGGTGGCGCCCGCCTACGACCACGCCCAGATCACCGGGATCGCCGCGGCGCACACGGCGTACGAGATCGTGTCGACCATGGCTGTCGCCCCGCACCCGGCGCGCTCCCGACCCGCCCACACCGTGCCCACCGACGCCATGGCCGCGCCCGCGCCCGCCGCGACGGCATAG
- a CDS encoding nuclear transport factor 2 family protein, with protein sequence MITQKLTAALARHWEDGFNQYDVDLVMEPIGTDIVFSSPFVARRTGDPRKVTVEGYDAFRDYIDDSMRRLPGIRYSIESSLVSTQTVVFVYGFTFADGTSAGGVDYLRLDDAGKIVEWRCHYPQAFVDARL encoded by the coding sequence ATGATCACCCAGAAGCTCACGGCGGCGTTAGCCCGGCACTGGGAGGACGGGTTCAACCAGTACGACGTCGACCTCGTGATGGAGCCGATCGGCACCGACATCGTGTTCAGCTCGCCGTTCGTCGCGCGGCGAACCGGTGACCCGCGGAAGGTGACCGTCGAGGGCTACGACGCCTTCCGCGACTACATCGACGACTCGATGCGCCGCCTGCCCGGCATCCGGTACAGCATCGAATCGTCCCTGGTGAGCACCCAGACGGTCGTGTTCGTCTACGGCTTCACCTTCGCCGACGGCACGTCCGCGGGCGGCGTCGACTACCTGCGTCTCGACGACGCCGGCAAGATCGTCGAATGGCGGTGTCACTACCCGCAGGCCTTCGTCGACGCCCGCCTGTAA
- a CDS encoding SDR family NAD(P)-dependent oxidoreductase — protein sequence MTVTPLQDQTALVTGSTDGIGAAIATQLAAAGAHVLVTGRDSGRGRDVVAAVAAAGGTATFLRADLAGGSAAVTGLAAAVHDTTGRPLDILVHNAARLVDPAPTDQVDEDVITGVLAVNVTAAFLLTAAFAPAMAAAGSGAIINIGSVNGLIGMAGSALYGASKAALHSLTRSWAAEYGPRGVRVNTIAPGPTLTRRTEAISDHLAPMLARVPSRRASTLDEVAAAAVFLAGPAAANIHGATLTVDGGWSAL from the coding sequence ATGACCGTCACCCCTCTGCAGGACCAGACCGCGCTGGTCACCGGCTCCACCGACGGCATCGGAGCCGCGATAGCGACGCAGCTCGCCGCCGCTGGCGCCCATGTCCTCGTCACCGGCCGCGACAGCGGCCGCGGGCGGGACGTCGTCGCCGCCGTCGCCGCCGCCGGTGGCACGGCCACGTTCCTGCGCGCCGACCTCGCCGGCGGCTCCGCCGCCGTCACCGGGCTCGCCGCCGCCGTCCACGACACCACGGGGCGGCCGCTGGACATCCTGGTCCACAACGCCGCCCGCCTCGTCGACCCGGCACCCACCGACCAGGTCGACGAGGACGTGATCACCGGCGTGCTCGCCGTCAACGTCACGGCAGCGTTCCTGCTCACCGCGGCGTTCGCGCCCGCGATGGCCGCCGCCGGCAGTGGGGCGATCATCAACATCGGATCGGTCAACGGGCTGATCGGCATGGCCGGGTCCGCGCTCTACGGTGCTTCCAAGGCCGCGCTGCATTCCCTGACCCGCTCCTGGGCCGCCGAGTACGGCCCGCGGGGGGTGCGGGTCAACACCATCGCGCCGGGCCCCACCCTCACCCGGCGGACCGAGGCGATCAGTGATCATCTAGCGCCGATGCTGGCGCGGGTCCCGTCGCGGCGGGCCAGCACCCTCGACGAGGTCGCCGCCGCCGCGGTCTTCCTCGCCGGCCCGGCCGCGGCCAACATCCACGGCGCCACCCTGACGGTCGACGGCGGCTGGTCCGCGCTGTAG
- a CDS encoding lactate racemase domain-containing protein, whose amino-acid sequence MQVRPGFVLEVDERTPPLLVHQGEGLTLERFPLGTRVVYPPESLPGVGDVDAAIADALEHPYNCEPLRELLRPGMRLTIAFDDLSIPLPRMRRPDVRQRIIEQVLTLAAAAGVDDVVLIAANALHRRMTAAEIEHIVGERVFRSFWPDNLYNHDAEDRDNLLHIGVTDHGEDVEINRRAAESDLLVYVNVNLVAMDGGHKSVPIGLASYNSIRHHHNSHTMVRSRSFMDHTRSEMHSSAWRMGRLLANHLKIFHVETTLNNACFPDKYSFLTRREWEWSVRDQAMAYGMSRGLSVMPSRPRRKIFHDLLADYQVTGVFAGETETTHDQTIASVHRQQLVEVHGQSDVLVAGLPYVGPYNVNSVMNPILATCMGLGYFFNMYRGKPLVRHQGAMILYHPVTPEFSQLHHPSYVDFFTEVLAESTDPATIEAKFEKQYATDPWYIHLYRTSHAYHGVHPFYMWYWAAHGMDHLGDVVWVGGDRAACARMGFRAASTLADALEMVSGTVGRDPSITYLHTPPHTMADVR is encoded by the coding sequence GTGCAGGTGAGACCGGGGTTCGTGCTCGAGGTCGACGAGCGCACACCTCCGCTGCTGGTGCATCAGGGTGAGGGGCTGACGCTGGAGCGGTTCCCCCTGGGTACCCGGGTGGTGTATCCGCCGGAGTCCCTTCCGGGGGTGGGCGATGTGGACGCGGCGATCGCGGACGCGTTGGAGCATCCGTACAACTGTGAGCCGTTGCGGGAGCTGCTGCGGCCGGGGATGCGGCTGACGATCGCGTTCGACGATCTGTCGATTCCGCTGCCGCGGATGCGCCGTCCGGATGTGCGTCAGCGGATCATCGAGCAGGTGCTGACGCTCGCGGCGGCGGCCGGGGTCGACGACGTGGTGCTGATCGCGGCGAACGCGTTGCATCGGCGGATGACGGCGGCGGAGATCGAGCACATCGTCGGGGAGCGGGTGTTCCGGTCGTTCTGGCCGGACAACCTGTACAACCACGACGCCGAGGACCGGGACAACCTCCTGCACATCGGGGTGACCGACCACGGTGAGGATGTGGAGATCAACCGGCGGGCCGCGGAGAGCGACCTGCTGGTGTACGTGAACGTGAACCTGGTCGCGATGGACGGTGGGCACAAGTCGGTGCCGATCGGGCTGGCGTCGTACAACAGCATCCGTCACCATCACAACTCGCACACGATGGTGCGTTCACGGTCGTTCATGGACCACACCCGTTCGGAGATGCATTCGTCGGCGTGGCGGATGGGTCGGCTGCTGGCGAACCATCTGAAGATCTTCCATGTCGAGACGACGCTGAACAACGCCTGTTTCCCGGACAAGTACAGCTTCCTGACCCGCCGGGAGTGGGAGTGGTCGGTGCGGGACCAGGCGATGGCGTACGGGATGAGCCGGGGGCTGTCGGTGATGCCGTCCCGGCCGCGGCGCAAGATCTTCCATGATCTGCTGGCCGACTACCAGGTGACGGGGGTGTTCGCCGGGGAGACGGAGACCACCCACGACCAGACGATCGCCAGTGTGCACCGTCAGCAGCTCGTCGAGGTGCACGGGCAGTCCGACGTGCTGGTGGCGGGCCTGCCGTATGTGGGCCCGTACAACGTGAACTCGGTGATGAACCCGATCCTGGCGACCTGCATGGGGCTGGGGTATTTCTTCAACATGTACCGGGGTAAGCCGCTGGTGCGGCACCAGGGTGCGATGATTCTCTACCACCCGGTGACACCGGAGTTCTCCCAGCTGCACCATCCGTCGTATGTGGACTTCTTCACCGAGGTGCTCGCCGAGTCCACCGACCCGGCGACGATCGAGGCGAAGTTCGAGAAGCAGTACGCGACGGACCCGTGGTACATCCACCTGTACCGCACCTCGCACGCCTATCACGGCGTCCACCCGTTCTACATGTGGTACTGGGCCGCGCACGGCATGGACCATCTGGGTGATGTGGTGTGGGTCGGGGGGGACCGGGCGGCGTGCGCGCGGATGGGTTTCCGGGCGGCGTCGACGCTCGCGGACGCGTTGGAGATGGTGTCGGGCACGGTGGGCCGTGATCCGTCGATCACCTACCTGCACACCCCGCCGCACACGATGGCGGACGTGCGATGA
- a CDS encoding TetR/AcrR family transcriptional regulator, with amino-acid sequence MARALTSKGEATRARIITGAAARIRTHGVAATTLDDIREQTATSKSQLFHYFPGGREDLLLAVARHEADQVLADQQPQLGALTSWAAWEGWRDRVLARYQAQGRDCPLGGLLTQVGRATPGAQAVVAELMGRWEAELAAGVAAMRATGQVGAEVDPARHAAALLAGVQGGVLMLMSTGRLTYLQAALDVGIGALRHAGR; translated from the coding sequence ATGGCACGGGCGTTGACGTCGAAGGGCGAGGCCACCCGGGCGCGCATCATCACCGGCGCGGCGGCGCGGATCCGCACGCACGGCGTCGCCGCCACGACGCTGGACGACATCCGCGAGCAGACCGCGACCAGCAAGAGCCAGCTGTTCCACTACTTCCCCGGCGGCCGTGAGGACCTGCTGCTCGCGGTGGCCCGCCATGAGGCCGACCAGGTGCTCGCCGACCAGCAGCCCCAGCTGGGGGCGTTGACATCGTGGGCCGCGTGGGAGGGCTGGCGGGACCGGGTGCTGGCCCGCTATCAGGCACAGGGCCGGGACTGTCCGCTCGGGGGGCTGCTCACCCAGGTGGGGCGGGCGACTCCCGGGGCGCAGGCGGTGGTGGCGGAGCTGATGGGCCGTTGGGAGGCGGAACTGGCCGCTGGCGTGGCGGCGATGCGGGCCACCGGTCAGGTCGGCGCCGAGGTGGACCCGGCCCGCCATGCCGCCGCGCTGCTGGCCGGCGTGCAGGGCGGGGTGTTGATGCTCATGTCCACCGGTCGGCTGACCTATCTGCAGGCCGCGTTGGACGTCGGGATCGGCGCCCTGCGCCACGCCGGCCGGTAG
- a CDS encoding lysophospholipid acyltransferase family protein, whose amino-acid sequence MSSAGRFGGPPRPGISAAEVVRGFRWGNRSLVPASAQAHRPPMPAREFPTAWARSTPARVARTAFLEGAMNPLLHAALTPTVAGAEVFDEVGDGPVIVVSNHSSHLDAPLLLCALPRKVRERTAVTAAADYFFESTWRGLSTAFAFGTVPIERRGGVPSTLPLDLLRDGWNLVVFPEGTRSQDGARGRFRLGAGYLAVTAGVPVVPAALRGAYAAMPRGRAWPLPGRPRVSVRFGSPIRAGDGEDVRVFTARLSAEVDRLGVEDSTSWWASLRASGAGEGPSTSSVPGSVAVPPARAGRGEAPVARWRRVWEATEPPAPVRSRSPWER is encoded by the coding sequence ATGAGTTCGGCGGGCCGCTTCGGTGGGCCGCCGCGGCCGGGGATCTCCGCGGCGGAGGTCGTGCGGGGGTTCCGCTGGGGTAACCGGTCGCTGGTGCCGGCGTCGGCGCAGGCGCACCGCCCGCCGATGCCGGCGCGGGAGTTCCCGACGGCGTGGGCGCGCAGCACCCCGGCGCGGGTGGCGCGGACCGCGTTCCTGGAAGGGGCGATGAATCCGCTGCTGCATGCGGCGTTGACCCCGACGGTGGCCGGGGCGGAGGTGTTCGACGAGGTCGGTGACGGCCCGGTGATCGTGGTGTCGAACCACTCCAGTCATCTGGACGCTCCGCTGCTGCTGTGTGCGCTTCCGCGGAAGGTGCGGGAACGTACCGCGGTGACGGCGGCGGCGGACTATTTCTTCGAGAGCACGTGGCGGGGCCTGTCGACGGCGTTCGCGTTCGGGACGGTGCCGATCGAGCGCCGGGGCGGGGTGCCGTCGACGTTGCCGCTGGATCTGCTTCGTGACGGGTGGAATTTGGTGGTGTTCCCCGAGGGCACCCGGTCGCAGGACGGGGCGCGGGGCCGGTTCCGCCTCGGTGCGGGGTATCTGGCGGTGACGGCGGGGGTGCCGGTGGTGCCGGCGGCGTTGCGGGGCGCGTATGCGGCGATGCCGCGTGGGCGGGCCTGGCCGTTGCCGGGCCGTCCGCGGGTGTCGGTGCGGTTCGGGTCGCCGATCCGGGCTGGGGACGGTGAGGATGTGCGGGTGTTCACCGCGCGGCTGTCGGCGGAGGTGGACCGGCTCGGGGTGGAGGACTCCACCAGCTGGTGGGCGTCGCTGCGGGCGTCCGGTGCTGGTGAGGGCCCGTCGACGTCGTCGGTTCCGGGTTCGGTGGCGGTGCCGCCGGCGCGGGCCGGGCGGGGTGAGGCCCCGGTGGCGCGGTGGCGGCGGGTGTGGGAGGCCACCGAGCCGCCGGCGCCGGTGCGGTCGCGGTCGCCGTGGGAACGCTGA
- a CDS encoding MFS transporter codes for MLLYPLYALLFTEHGLSPAAVSSLFALWSLTAFLTEVPSGVLADLVSRRLLLVVSPLLSAAAFALWTLAPGYGTFAAGFVLWGVGGSLRSGTWQAHIHTELAVLGRAGAYPRLIGRAEAVGTVSALLCALAAGPVLAAGGFTAVGVASVAAPLMAAVVALTLPDTRVRPLPERDVAASGDTKEDVNEPGARQVLREGVAALRGAAPVRAAVVAVAGLAAVLSLDEYLPLLIADTGLALTAVPFGYGLILAGDAAGGWLADRGTEHPGRVLAGGGCALAVGAFSATPAGLVGVAVAFGVLRWAAVQADTRLQRETADSSRATVSSLAGSAAEVTSLASFGLWALGSAWAGPAVLFGCAALPVLVLAVTWRR; via the coding sequence GTGCTGCTCTACCCGTTGTACGCGCTGCTGTTCACCGAGCACGGGCTGTCGCCGGCCGCGGTGTCGTCGCTGTTCGCGTTGTGGTCGCTGACGGCGTTTCTCACCGAGGTCCCTTCCGGTGTGCTCGCCGACCTGGTGTCGCGGCGGCTTCTGCTGGTCGTGTCGCCGCTGCTGTCCGCGGCGGCGTTCGCCCTGTGGACGCTGGCACCGGGCTACGGCACCTTCGCCGCCGGCTTCGTGCTCTGGGGTGTCGGCGGCTCACTGCGGTCGGGTACCTGGCAGGCCCACATCCACACCGAACTGGCCGTCCTCGGCCGCGCCGGCGCCTACCCGCGGCTGATCGGACGGGCCGAGGCGGTCGGCACCGTCTCGGCGCTGCTGTGCGCCCTCGCCGCCGGCCCCGTGCTGGCCGCGGGTGGATTCACCGCCGTCGGCGTCGCCAGCGTCGCCGCGCCACTGATGGCCGCCGTCGTCGCCCTCACCCTCCCCGACACGCGCGTGCGCCCACTGCCGGAGCGCGATGTCGCGGCATCCGGCGACACGAAGGAGGATGTGAACGAGCCGGGAGCACGCCAGGTCCTGCGTGAAGGGGTCGCCGCGCTGCGCGGGGCGGCACCGGTGCGGGCCGCCGTCGTGGCGGTCGCCGGTCTCGCCGCGGTGCTCTCCCTCGACGAGTACCTGCCGCTGCTCATCGCCGACACGGGTCTCGCGCTCACCGCGGTCCCCTTCGGCTACGGGCTGATCCTGGCCGGCGACGCCGCCGGAGGCTGGCTCGCCGACCGCGGCACCGAGCATCCCGGCCGGGTCCTGGCCGGCGGTGGCTGCGCGCTCGCCGTCGGCGCGTTCAGCGCCACACCGGCCGGGCTGGTCGGGGTGGCGGTGGCCTTCGGTGTGCTGCGGTGGGCCGCCGTGCAGGCCGACACCCGCCTGCAACGCGAGACCGCCGACTCCTCCCGGGCCACGGTCAGCTCACTGGCCGGCTCGGCCGCGGAGGTCACCTCGCTGGCATCGTTCGGGTTGTGGGCTCTCGGGTCGGCCTGGGCCGGGCCGGCGGTGCTGTTCGGCTGCGCCGCGCTACCCGTCCTCGTGCTCGCCGTGACCTGGCGCCGCTGA